One stretch of Sinomonas terrae DNA includes these proteins:
- a CDS encoding S1C family serine protease — protein MGKRTAVRAWCALILAFTASGVAACTGPGEPASPGTSPASGSPASSAAPTGGSAPSSSSSSSSSASGAGLAAVPGVVKEVEPSVVTISTPIGLGSGVVYRGDGTIVTDAHVVEDQQKHPYKTVQVQFADGSQAQANVVGVDDVADVAVLRASRTGLPVPKYAGADPQVGSLTVVIGSPLGLDETVTAGIVSGLHRNMPPSQESPQGAIDLLQTDAPISPGNSGGAVADAAGDVIGLSEAYLPPSSGAVAIGFVTPAATVTSVADQLLATGKVKHAALGIVPTDITAQIAQRFGLPSNTGALVVEVAPQGPADKAGVKAGDIITAFAGSKVTDVTDLLAALRKQNPGQTVSLTVQRGSSTQNLSVTLGDLAQQG, from the coding sequence ATGGGAAAGCGAACCGCAGTGCGGGCCTGGTGCGCCTTGATCCTTGCCTTCACAGCTTCGGGTGTGGCGGCCTGCACAGGACCGGGCGAGCCGGCCTCACCGGGCACGTCGCCGGCATCGGGGTCTCCAGCCAGTTCGGCCGCTCCGACGGGGGGATCGGCGCCGTCGTCCTCCTCGTCGTCCTCCTCCTCGGCCTCTGGTGCGGGTCTGGCTGCGGTCCCCGGGGTGGTCAAGGAGGTCGAGCCCTCGGTGGTCACGATCAGCACGCCGATCGGGCTTGGCAGCGGGGTCGTCTACCGCGGCGACGGGACGATCGTCACTGACGCCCACGTCGTCGAAGACCAGCAGAAGCACCCGTACAAGACGGTCCAGGTCCAGTTCGCCGACGGCTCTCAGGCCCAGGCAAACGTCGTAGGAGTTGACGACGTCGCCGACGTCGCCGTGCTCCGGGCCAGCCGTACAGGCCTGCCCGTGCCGAAGTATGCTGGAGCAGACCCCCAGGTTGGCTCCCTGACCGTGGTCATCGGCAGCCCGCTGGGCCTGGACGAGACCGTCACCGCAGGCATCGTCTCCGGCCTCCACCGCAACATGCCGCCCTCCCAGGAATCTCCCCAAGGGGCCATCGACCTCCTACAGACCGACGCGCCCATCTCGCCGGGGAACTCCGGCGGGGCCGTGGCCGACGCCGCCGGGGACGTCATAGGCCTCTCCGAGGCTTACCTCCCGCCCAGCTCCGGTGCGGTCGCCATCGGATTCGTCACCCCTGCCGCCACGGTGACGTCGGTGGCGGACCAGCTGCTCGCAACCGGCAAAGTCAAGCACGCGGCCCTCGGGATCGTTCCCACGGACATCACCGCGCAGATCGCCCAGCGCTTCGGGCTCCCCTCGAACACCGGCGCGCTCGTCGTCGAGGTGGCCCCCCAAGGTCCGGCCGACAAGGCCGGGGTCAAGGCTGGGGACATCATCACTGCCTTCGCCGGCAGCAAGGTCACCGACGTCACCGACCTCCTCGCCGCGCTCCGCAAGCAGAACCCCGGGCAGACCGTCAGCCTCACCGTTCAACGGGGCAGCAGCACCCAGAACCTGAGCGTGACCCTCGGCGACCTGGCCCAACAGGGATGA
- the ilvN gene encoding acetolactate synthase small subunit, whose protein sequence is MARHTLSVLVEDKPGVLTRVAGLFARRAFNIHSLAVGPTEVDGISRITVVVDAEGDLLEQVTKQLNKLVNVIKIVELLPENSVRRDHLLIKVRADSMTRVQVTQAVELFRASIVDVSTDAVVVEATGTTEKLEALLTVLEPFGVREIVQSGTLAIGRGSRSMSDRALRAS, encoded by the coding sequence ATGGCCCGCCACACCCTGTCCGTGCTGGTTGAGGACAAGCCGGGCGTGCTGACGCGCGTCGCCGGCCTCTTCGCCCGCCGTGCGTTCAACATCCATTCCCTCGCTGTCGGCCCGACGGAGGTCGACGGGATCTCGCGCATCACAGTGGTCGTCGATGCAGAGGGTGACCTCCTCGAGCAGGTGACCAAGCAGCTCAACAAGCTCGTGAACGTCATCAAGATCGTGGAGCTGCTCCCCGAGAACTCGGTCCGCCGCGACCACCTGCTCATCAAGGTCCGCGCGGACTCGATGACGCGGGTCCAGGTTACCCAGGCGGTCGAGCTGTTCCGGGCGTCGATCGTGGACGTGTCGACCGACGCGGTCGTCGTGGAGGCGACCGGCACGACCGAGAAGCTCGAGGCTCTGCTGACCGTCCTGGAGCCGTTCGGCGTCCGCGAGATCGTCCAGTCCGGGACGCTCGCGATCGGCCGCGGTTCGCGGTCCATGAGCGACCGAGCCCTGCGCGCAAGTTAA
- a CDS encoding SPW repeat protein produces MTRWQDWVAVAAGLYAAWSPIWTPQIGRSMPVLMVLGVVLLSVGLMNLAAPGTAAMEWIEAIIGALLFISPWVLGFTPNLAVSWTAWICGGIGIIVGLWAVQPAMRLHHRGHAQPSH; encoded by the coding sequence ATGACGCGGTGGCAGGACTGGGTCGCAGTCGCTGCCGGTCTGTACGCAGCATGGTCACCCATCTGGACCCCGCAGATCGGCAGGTCCATGCCGGTGCTGATGGTGTTGGGCGTCGTGCTGCTTTCAGTAGGGCTGATGAACCTTGCAGCTCCGGGAACGGCAGCAATGGAGTGGATCGAGGCCATCATCGGCGCCTTGCTGTTCATCTCCCCCTGGGTTCTCGGCTTCACCCCGAACCTGGCCGTTTCCTGGACAGCCTGGATCTGCGGCGGCATCGGAATCATCGTCGGGCTGTGGGCCGTCCAACCGGCCATGCGCCTGCACCACCGGGGCCACGCCCAGCCCTCGCACTAG
- the serA gene encoding phosphoglycerate dehydrogenase, protein MSNEKPVVLLAEELSPATIEALGPDFEIRHADGADRSQLLPAIADVDAILVRSATKLDAEAIAAGKKLKVIARAGVGLDNVDIKSATQAGVMVVNAPTSNIVSAAELTCGHILSLARNIPAANSSLKGGEWKRSKYAGTELLDKTLGVIGLGRIGALVAARMQAFEMNVLAFDPYVTSARAAQLGVKLVTLDELLAQSDFITIHMPKTPETVGMLGADAFEKMKSTAYVVNVARGGLVDEDALTKALEAGQIAGAGIDVFEKEPSTNLPFFEYPNVVVTPHLGASTDEAQEKAGISVAKSVRLALAGELVPDAVNVAGGVIAPDVRPGIPLIEKLGRIFTALSQEPVTQIDVEVAGEIASLDVKSLELAALKGVFTDVVSEKVSYVNAPVLAEQRGVAVRLLTTSEAEDYRNVLTIRGLLSDGTQVSVAGTLTGPKQIQKLVGINGYDLEIPISEHLVVMSYTDRPGVIGTIGHILGMNGVNIAGMQVARAEQAGQAMALLTVDSKIPANVLETVKSEIGATAVREIDLED, encoded by the coding sequence GTGTCCAACGAGAAGCCCGTCGTCCTCCTCGCCGAGGAACTGTCCCCCGCCACCATTGAGGCCCTCGGCCCCGACTTCGAGATCCGCCACGCCGACGGCGCCGATCGCTCCCAGCTCCTGCCGGCGATCGCGGACGTCGACGCGATCCTGGTCCGTTCCGCCACCAAGCTCGACGCCGAGGCGATCGCCGCCGGCAAGAAGCTCAAGGTCATCGCCCGCGCAGGTGTCGGCCTCGACAACGTCGATATCAAGTCGGCAACGCAGGCAGGCGTGATGGTCGTCAACGCGCCGACCTCGAACATCGTCTCCGCCGCCGAGCTCACGTGCGGGCACATCCTGAGCCTCGCCCGCAACATCCCGGCGGCCAACTCCTCCCTCAAGGGCGGCGAGTGGAAGCGGTCCAAGTACGCCGGCACGGAGCTCCTGGACAAGACGCTCGGCGTCATCGGCCTCGGTCGGATCGGCGCCCTCGTCGCTGCTCGCATGCAGGCCTTCGAGATGAATGTCCTCGCGTTCGATCCCTATGTCACGTCAGCGCGCGCCGCGCAGCTCGGCGTCAAGCTCGTGACCCTCGACGAGCTGCTCGCGCAGAGCGACTTCATCACGATCCACATGCCGAAGACGCCGGAAACTGTCGGCATGCTCGGCGCGGACGCGTTCGAGAAGATGAAGTCGACCGCGTACGTCGTCAACGTGGCCCGCGGCGGACTCGTTGACGAGGATGCCCTGACGAAGGCCCTCGAGGCAGGGCAGATCGCGGGAGCCGGGATCGACGTCTTCGAGAAGGAGCCGAGCACCAACCTCCCGTTCTTCGAGTACCCGAACGTCGTGGTCACTCCGCACCTCGGCGCCTCGACGGACGAGGCCCAGGAGAAGGCGGGCATCTCGGTCGCCAAGTCGGTGCGCCTTGCCCTCGCCGGTGAGCTCGTCCCCGACGCCGTCAACGTCGCCGGCGGCGTCATCGCCCCGGACGTCCGCCCGGGCATCCCGCTCATCGAGAAGCTCGGCCGCATCTTCACCGCGCTCAGCCAGGAGCCCGTCACGCAGATCGATGTCGAGGTCGCGGGGGAGATCGCATCGCTCGATGTGAAGTCCCTCGAGCTCGCTGCGCTCAAGGGCGTCTTCACGGATGTCGTCTCCGAGAAGGTCTCGTACGTCAACGCGCCGGTGCTCGCCGAGCAGCGGGGCGTCGCGGTTCGCCTCCTCACGACGTCGGAGGCCGAGGACTACCGCAACGTCCTCACGATCCGCGGCCTCCTCTCGGACGGCACCCAAGTCTCCGTCGCGGGGACACTCACGGGCCCCAAGCAGATCCAGAAGCTCGTGGGCATCAACGGCTACGACCTCGAGATCCCCATCTCGGAGCACCTCGTGGTCATGAGCTACACCGACCGCCCCGGCGTCATCGGCACGATCGGCCACATCCTCGGCATGAACGGCGTGAACATCGCC
- a CDS encoding AI-2E family transporter, which translates to MPQSAPPPRPPLSALWTDGLGRASVRSVQVLAVAALIAALLWAVTRVPLVLVPVMIAAILASAISPLVRWLAVRRWPRALAVAVSFLAILAVFGGIVTGIVFLVRAQAAEIADRFANGIAQLHSFLNNGPFRISDAQLSSLRDSVQRVLSDGNVAAEALTGAQTVTELFTATVLLVVVLFFFLKDGAKIRGFLIGFMPRAHQPTARRAAESSARVLGGYVRGTAIVAATDAVIVGIALVILHVPLPAPLAVFVFIGAFIPIIGGTIAGSLAVLAALVSNGPVVALIVLGVLIGVSQLEHHLLQPLFMGRVLRIHGLAIVLSLAAGALLAGIVGALLAVPTMAVAWTVIKTCTEGDEAGGEEAPTPDRA; encoded by the coding sequence ATGCCGCAGTCTGCACCCCCGCCGCGCCCGCCGCTCTCGGCTCTTTGGACTGACGGTCTCGGGCGTGCGAGCGTCCGTTCCGTCCAGGTACTCGCGGTCGCCGCCCTCATCGCCGCACTCCTGTGGGCCGTCACACGGGTCCCACTCGTGCTCGTCCCGGTCATGATCGCGGCCATCCTCGCCTCCGCGATCTCGCCCCTGGTCCGATGGCTTGCAGTCCGACGGTGGCCGCGGGCGCTGGCGGTCGCAGTCTCGTTCCTCGCGATCCTGGCCGTCTTCGGCGGCATCGTCACCGGCATCGTCTTCCTCGTACGCGCCCAGGCAGCAGAAATCGCGGACCGGTTCGCGAACGGAATCGCGCAGCTCCACTCATTCCTGAACAACGGGCCGTTCCGGATCAGCGACGCTCAGCTCAGCAGCCTCCGCGACTCGGTCCAAAGGGTCCTCTCAGACGGCAACGTCGCGGCGGAGGCCCTGACCGGAGCGCAGACCGTGACCGAGCTCTTCACCGCGACCGTGCTCCTCGTGGTCGTGCTCTTCTTCTTCCTCAAGGACGGCGCGAAGATCCGCGGCTTCCTGATCGGCTTCATGCCCAGAGCGCACCAGCCCACGGCCCGTCGGGCGGCGGAGAGCAGCGCCCGCGTGCTGGGCGGCTACGTCCGCGGGACTGCCATCGTGGCCGCGACCGACGCCGTCATCGTCGGCATCGCGCTCGTCATCCTCCATGTGCCTCTCCCTGCGCCGCTTGCCGTCTTCGTCTTCATCGGCGCGTTCATCCCGATCATCGGGGGCACCATCGCAGGGTCCCTCGCTGTGCTTGCCGCGCTCGTCTCGAACGGGCCCGTGGTCGCGCTCATCGTGCTCGGGGTCCTCATCGGCGTCAGCCAGCTTGAGCACCACCTGCTCCAGCCGCTGTTCATGGGCCGTGTGCTCAGAATCCATGGGCTCGCGATCGTCCTCTCCCTCGCGGCGGGCGCGTTGTTGGCTGGGATTGTCGGGGCCCTGCTCGCCGTGCCGACCATGGCCGTCGCATGGACGGTCATCAAGACCTGCACCGAAGGCGACGAGGCCGGGGGTGAGGAAGCACCAACACCCGACCGCGCCTAG
- the ilvD gene encoding dihydroxy-acid dehydratase encodes MTEQSQSSPAPREGVDIKPRSRVVTDGIHAAPARGMLRAVGFGDEDFAKPQVGIASSWNEITPCNLSLDRLAKAAKEGVHAAGGFPMQFGTISVSDGISMGHQGMHFSLVSREIIADSVETVMQAERIDGQVLLAGCDKSLPGMLMAAARLDVSSVFLYAGSIMPGWVKLEDGTEKDVTLIDAFEAVGACAAGRMSKGDLDRIERAICPGEGACGGMYTANTMASAAEALGMSLPGSAAPPSADRRRDMFAHRSGEAVVNLLRQGITSRDIMTREAFENAIAVVMAFGGSTNSVLHLLAIAREAEVELELEDFNRIGDKVPHLGDLKPFGRYVMYDLDRVGGVPVVMRALLDAGLLHGDALTVTGKTVAENLEEIAPPDLDGKIVRAMDNPIHKTGGLSVLHGSLAPEGAVVKTAGFDAQVFEGSARVFEREQGALDALDNGEIKAGDVIVIRYEGPKGGPGMREMLAITGAIKGAGLGKDVLLLTDGRFSGGTTGLCIGHVAPEAVDGGPIAFVRNGDRIRVDIPNRTLELLVDGSELEARREGWEPLPAQFTKGVLAKYAKLVHSASEGAVLN; translated from the coding sequence ATGACCGAGCAGAGCCAATCCTCTCCAGCGCCCCGCGAGGGCGTCGACATCAAGCCGCGCAGCCGCGTCGTGACCGACGGCATCCACGCGGCCCCGGCCCGCGGCATGCTTCGCGCCGTCGGCTTCGGCGACGAGGACTTTGCCAAACCCCAGGTCGGTATTGCGAGCTCGTGGAACGAGATCACCCCCTGCAACCTCTCCCTCGACCGCCTCGCGAAGGCAGCAAAGGAGGGCGTCCACGCGGCGGGCGGCTTCCCCATGCAGTTCGGGACCATTTCTGTCTCCGACGGCATCTCTATGGGCCATCAGGGCATGCACTTCTCCCTGGTGTCGCGCGAGATCATCGCTGACTCGGTCGAAACCGTCATGCAGGCCGAGCGCATCGACGGCCAGGTCCTCCTCGCGGGCTGCGACAAGTCCCTCCCGGGAATGCTCATGGCCGCCGCCCGCCTCGATGTCTCGAGCGTCTTCCTCTACGCGGGATCGATCATGCCCGGCTGGGTCAAGCTCGAAGACGGCACGGAGAAGGACGTCACCCTCATCGACGCCTTCGAGGCAGTGGGCGCCTGCGCGGCCGGCCGCATGTCGAAGGGGGACCTCGACCGCATCGAGCGGGCCATCTGCCCGGGCGAGGGCGCGTGCGGCGGCATGTACACGGCGAACACGATGGCCAGCGCCGCCGAGGCTCTCGGCATGTCGCTTCCCGGTTCCGCGGCTCCGCCCTCGGCCGACCGCCGTCGCGACATGTTCGCTCACCGCTCCGGCGAGGCCGTCGTCAACCTCCTGCGGCAGGGGATCACCTCGCGCGACATCATGACCCGCGAGGCGTTCGAGAACGCGATCGCCGTGGTCATGGCGTTCGGCGGGTCGACGAACTCCGTCCTGCACCTCCTCGCCATCGCCCGCGAGGCCGAGGTCGAGCTCGAGCTCGAGGACTTCAACCGCATCGGCGACAAGGTCCCGCACCTCGGCGACCTCAAGCCGTTCGGCCGCTACGTCATGTACGACCTGGACCGCGTCGGCGGCGTGCCCGTCGTCATGCGCGCCCTCCTGGACGCGGGCCTCCTGCACGGCGACGCGCTCACGGTGACCGGCAAGACTGTCGCCGAGAACCTCGAGGAGATCGCACCGCCGGACCTCGATGGGAAGATCGTCCGCGCGATGGACAACCCGATCCACAAGACCGGTGGCCTGTCCGTGCTGCACGGCTCGCTCGCTCCCGAAGGCGCAGTCGTGAAGACCGCAGGCTTCGACGCCCAGGTGTTCGAAGGGTCCGCACGCGTCTTCGAGCGCGAGCAGGGTGCGCTCGACGCCCTCGACAACGGCGAGATCAAGGCGGGGGACGTCATCGTCATCCGCTACGAAGGGCCCAAGGGCGGCCCCGGCATGCGCGAGATGCTCGCGATCACGGGCGCCATCAAGGGCGCCGGTCTCGGGAAGGACGTGCTCCTCCTCACCGACGGTCGCTTCTCGGGCGGCACCACGGGGCTGTGCATTGGGCACGTCGCGCCGGAAGCGGTCGACGGCGGCCCGATCGCCTTTGTGCGCAATGGAGACCGGATCCGCGTGGACATCCCGAACCGCACGCTCGAACTGCTCGTCGACGGGAGCGAGCTCGAGGCGCGCCGCGAGGGCTGGGAACCGCTCCCTGCCCAGTTCACGAAGGGCGTTCTGGCCAAGTACGCCAAGCTCGTCCACTCGGCCAGCGAGGGCGCAGTCCTCAACTGA
- a CDS encoding TetR/AcrR family transcriptional regulator has translation MEEEGRARTRILDAAEHLFAQRGFDATATSAVAKAAQVPKGLLFYYFPTKKDILSALVGERLGFDTIDVGPLTAPGDPVQSLLNLSEKLFEAQAASAVLRVILWREELTHPEVKANLAAHRQSLYAAIEQVLTRSLSGSEIDPKALRAAALAWVAMVTTKPLEDQLRGSGAMKVRDPRDDLASVAELLCAGLRRGSETQTQPA, from the coding sequence GTGGAGGAAGAAGGCAGGGCCCGGACCAGGATCCTCGATGCCGCGGAGCATCTGTTCGCGCAGCGGGGATTCGATGCGACGGCCACATCCGCCGTGGCGAAGGCGGCGCAGGTGCCGAAAGGGCTGTTGTTCTACTACTTCCCGACCAAGAAGGACATTCTCTCGGCACTGGTCGGCGAACGGCTCGGCTTCGACACGATCGACGTCGGGCCGCTGACCGCTCCAGGGGATCCGGTGCAATCGCTGCTCAATCTCAGCGAGAAGCTCTTCGAAGCCCAGGCCGCCTCAGCTGTGCTCCGGGTGATCCTCTGGCGCGAGGAACTCACGCACCCGGAGGTCAAAGCGAACCTCGCAGCTCACCGGCAGTCGCTGTACGCGGCGATCGAGCAGGTTCTCACCCGCAGCCTCTCCGGCTCCGAGATAGACCCCAAAGCGTTGCGTGCTGCCGCGCTGGCCTGGGTGGCCATGGTGACAACCAAGCCCCTGGAGGACCAGCTAAGAGGGTCCGGGGCCATGAAAGTCCGGGACCCGCGGGACGATCTGGCATCCGTGGCCGAATTGCTCTGCGCCGGGCTCCGGCGCGGGTCGGAAACACAAACCCAACCGGCCTAG
- the ilvC gene encoding ketol-acid reductoisomerase: protein MTHLYYDDDADLSIIQGRKVAVIGYGSQGHAHALSLRDSGVDVRVGLAEGSRSKAKAEAEGLRVLPVADAAEEADLIMILTPDQVQAKVYAESIAEHLKAGDALFFGHGFNIRYGFIQPPADVDVALVAPKGPGHIVRREFEAGRGVPDLIAVEQNPSGKAKELALSYAKAIGGTRAGVIETTFTEETETDLFGEQAVLCGGASQLIQYGFETLTEAGYKPEIAYFEVLHELKLIVDLMVEGGIAKQRWSVSDTAEFGDYVSGPRVIDPHVKENMKEVLKDIQDGTFAKRFMDDQANGGKEFLELRKKGEDHPIEATGRELRKLFSWIKQNDDYTEGSVAR, encoded by the coding sequence GTGACTCACCTCTACTACGACGACGACGCCGACCTGTCGATCATCCAGGGCCGCAAAGTCGCCGTCATCGGCTACGGCAGCCAGGGGCACGCGCACGCCCTGAGCCTGCGCGACTCCGGAGTCGACGTCCGAGTCGGCCTCGCCGAGGGTTCGAGGTCGAAGGCCAAGGCTGAGGCCGAGGGCCTCCGCGTCCTCCCGGTCGCCGACGCTGCCGAGGAAGCCGACCTCATCATGATCCTCACCCCGGACCAGGTCCAGGCCAAGGTCTACGCCGAGTCGATCGCCGAGCACCTCAAGGCCGGCGACGCCCTCTTCTTCGGCCACGGTTTCAACATCCGCTACGGCTTCATCCAGCCGCCGGCCGACGTCGACGTCGCGCTCGTCGCCCCGAAGGGCCCCGGCCACATCGTCCGCCGCGAGTTCGAGGCCGGCCGAGGGGTCCCGGACCTCATCGCCGTCGAGCAGAACCCGTCGGGCAAGGCCAAGGAGCTCGCCCTCTCCTACGCGAAGGCGATCGGCGGCACGCGTGCCGGCGTCATCGAGACCACGTTCACCGAGGAGACCGAGACCGATCTCTTCGGCGAGCAGGCCGTCCTCTGCGGTGGTGCTTCCCAGCTCATCCAGTACGGCTTCGAGACGCTGACCGAGGCCGGCTACAAGCCGGAGATCGCGTACTTCGAGGTGCTTCACGAGCTCAAGCTCATCGTCGACCTCATGGTCGAAGGCGGCATCGCCAAGCAGCGCTGGAGCGTCTCGGACACCGCCGAGTTCGGCGACTACGTCTCCGGCCCGCGCGTCATCGACCCGCACGTGAAGGAGAACATGAAGGAAGTCCTCAAGGACATCCAGGACGGCACCTTCGCGAAGCGCTTCATGGACGATCAGGCGAACGGCGGGAAGGAGTTCCTCGAGCTGCGCAAGAAGGGCGAGGATCACCCGATCGAAGCGACGGGCCGCGAGCTGCGCAAGCTGTTCTCGTGGATCAAGCAGAACGACGACTACACCGAGGGCTCCGTGGCCCGCTAG
- a CDS encoding acetolactate synthase large subunit, with protein MSKGTPISPSLMASKPSAAKAADSVDSVDSASAVLGPNRVVEPTEMTGSEAIVRSLEELGVDDVFGLPGGAILPTYDPLMASKINHVLVRHEQGAGHAAQGYAMVTGRVGVCIATSGPGATNLVTAIADAHMDSVPLVAITGQVASGVIGSDAFQEADIVGITMPITKHSFLVTRAEDIPHTLAEAFHLASTGRPGPVLVDVTKDAQQSKMVFSWPPKVDLPGYRPVTRGHSKQVREAARLIAASAKPVLYVGGGVVKANAATELVQLAETTGAPVVTTLTARGAFPDSHSQHVGMPGMHGSVSAVTALQQADLLITLGARFDDRVTGVLSSFAPNAKVIHADIDPAEISKNRTADVPIVGSVKEIIPELTEAVRAIQEKDGGTDLAPWWAFLNKLKEDYPLGWTEPEDGLLSPQKIIQRIGELTGPEGVYVAGVGQHQMWAAQFVKYERPRAWLNSAGLGTMGYSVPAAMGAKVGNPERTVWAIDGDGCFQMTNQELATCTLNNIPIKVAVINNSSLGMVRQWQTLFYDGRYSNTDLHTGAETVRIPDFVKLGEAYGCESFRVEREDEIDEVIKQALEINDRPVVIDFVVSPNAMVWPMVPSGVSNDLIQVARNSTPVWEEED; from the coding sequence ATGAGCAAAGGAACGCCGATCAGCCCATCGCTGATGGCTTCGAAGCCGTCTGCGGCCAAGGCCGCGGATTCTGTCGACTCTGTCGACTCTGCCTCTGCCGTCCTGGGGCCCAACCGCGTCGTTGAGCCTACAGAGATGACTGGATCTGAAGCAATCGTCCGCTCGCTCGAGGAACTTGGCGTGGACGATGTCTTTGGTCTTCCGGGCGGCGCGATCCTGCCGACCTACGACCCTCTGATGGCTTCGAAGATCAACCACGTCCTGGTGCGCCACGAGCAGGGCGCCGGCCACGCTGCCCAAGGGTATGCGATGGTCACGGGACGTGTCGGCGTCTGCATTGCTACGTCGGGTCCGGGCGCCACCAATCTGGTGACCGCGATCGCCGACGCGCACATGGACTCCGTTCCCCTCGTCGCAATCACCGGTCAGGTCGCGAGCGGCGTCATCGGCTCCGACGCGTTCCAGGAAGCCGACATCGTCGGCATCACCATGCCGATCACCAAGCATTCGTTCCTCGTCACCCGGGCAGAAGACATTCCGCACACCCTCGCGGAGGCCTTCCACCTCGCGTCGACAGGCCGCCCCGGCCCCGTCCTCGTGGACGTGACGAAGGACGCCCAGCAGTCCAAGATGGTTTTCAGCTGGCCGCCCAAGGTCGATCTACCGGGCTACCGTCCCGTGACTCGGGGCCACAGCAAGCAGGTGCGCGAGGCGGCCCGCCTCATCGCAGCCTCTGCCAAGCCGGTCCTCTACGTGGGCGGCGGCGTCGTCAAGGCCAATGCCGCGACCGAGCTCGTGCAGCTGGCCGAGACGACCGGGGCCCCAGTGGTGACGACGCTCACCGCGCGCGGTGCTTTCCCGGACTCGCACTCCCAGCACGTCGGCATGCCCGGCATGCACGGTTCGGTCTCGGCCGTCACCGCGCTCCAGCAGGCAGACCTCCTCATCACGCTCGGTGCCCGGTTCGATGACCGCGTGACCGGGGTGCTGAGCTCATTCGCCCCGAATGCCAAGGTCATCCACGCGGATATCGATCCGGCCGAGATCTCCAAGAACCGCACGGCTGATGTCCCGATCGTGGGCTCAGTCAAGGAGATCATCCCCGAGCTCACGGAGGCCGTCCGCGCGATCCAGGAGAAGGACGGCGGCACCGACCTCGCTCCTTGGTGGGCGTTCCTCAACAAGCTCAAGGAGGACTACCCCCTCGGCTGGACAGAGCCCGAGGACGGTCTGCTTTCGCCGCAGAAGATCATCCAGCGCATCGGCGAGCTCACGGGGCCCGAGGGCGTGTACGTCGCTGGCGTCGGGCAGCACCAGATGTGGGCCGCCCAGTTCGTCAAGTACGAGCGTCCCCGCGCGTGGCTGAACTCCGCAGGGCTCGGCACGATGGGCTACTCGGTTCCCGCGGCGATGGGCGCCAAGGTCGGCAATCCGGAGCGCACGGTGTGGGCGATCGACGGCGACGGCTGCTTCCAGATGACGAATCAGGAGCTGGCGACCTGCACGCTCAACAACATCCCGATCAAGGTCGCAGTCATCAACAACTCGTCCCTCGGCATGGTGCGCCAATGGCAGACGCTGTTCTATGACGGCCGCTACTCGAACACCGACCTCCACACGGGCGCCGAGACCGTCCGCATTCCTGACTTCGTCAAGCTCGGGGAAGCCTATGGTTGCGAGTCGTTCCGAGTCGAGCGCGAGGACGAGATCGACGAGGTCATCAAGCAGGCCCTCGAGATCAACGACCGCCCCGTGGTCATCGACTTCGTCGTGAGCCCGAACGCCATGGTGTGGCCGATGGTCCCCTCTGGTGTGAGCAACGATCTGATTCAGGTGGCCCGCAATTCCACCCCGGTGTGGGAAGAGGAGGACTGA